ctttccaggtcaaagatcccaatctgatcaagtacctcgagcgagtgcgatatttgatgatactttttcaagaggttgtagtagagtatgttcctcggGATGAAATTCAGCGGGCGGAtgcgttggccaaattggcgagcacgcggaagcccggcaacaacaaaagtgtgattcaggaaacgctggcaaTCCCCAGCATTGAGGGTgagctcatggcatgtgtgaacagaggggcgacgtggatgggacccatattatccatcttggcgggggacccggcggaagtggagcaatgcacgaaggagcaacggcgagaagcgagccactatactctcattgacggacacttgtatcgccgtggtttttcgacgccattgctaaaatgcgtaccgccggaaaaatacgaggcgataatgtctgaggtgcacgagggagtgtgcgcaagccacattgggggggagatctttggcttgcaaggtgttaagggcgggattttactggcccaccctcaggaaagattgtatggactttgtgaagcggtgcaaaaaatgtcaagtatTTGCTGATTTGTCCAAAGCACCGCCAAAAGAaatggtaacgatgagcgccccatggcctttcgccatgtggggagtggACTTGGtaggaccttttccgaccgccaggtcgcaaatgaggtttatattggtagcggtggactacttcactaagtggattgaagccgagcccctggccaaaataacctctgcaaagatagtcaacttTTACTGGAGGCGTATCGTTTgtaggttcgggatcccaagggcgattgTCTCCGACAACgagacccagttttcaagcaaccaaacaagggaattttgcaaggaaatgggcatacagatgagattcgcctctgtggagcatccgcaaacgaacGGGCAAGTAGAATCTGCGAACAGGGTAATTCTGCGTGGACTAAGGCGACGgcttgaggaagctaagggagcctggctggatgagctcccagtggtactatggccgtacaacaccactgtgcaatctactacaagagtAACCCCCTTTaggatgacctatggggtagatgccatgttgccggtggagatttacaattttacatggcggactcagccggattttgaaggggagaatcaagccaatatggcgatggagttGGACCTTTTGTCCGAAACGCgggacgaggcgcacattcgggaaacggcgatgaagcagcgcgtggctgCCAAGTATAATAgtagggttcgcgtccgagacaTGCAAGTTGGCGATCTGGTCCTAAAGTGGCGGTCAGGATCCCCGGGAAACAAGCTGACCCGAACTGGGAAGGGCCTTACCGCATTATCAAAGTTCTTGGTACAGGGGCCTATCATTTGgaggagcttgatggaaggcgactaCCCAGGTCGTTCAACGGTTTGAACCTgcgctattattacagttgatcgtGGGCAAAGGGAATTCGCCGAAGAtagaaattttcaatttctttaaaaaagtgCCTCAAAATTCTCCATTGTaacaaaagcgtgctctttttctccgaaatgagttttttaacgagacgCTCTATCAATAAAACGAAAGTTCATGAAATTCACATCCAAAATttcagggattccctgacgatcggaattgccgatcgatataaagaattacgacgatcactaggtgggacaagcttgatccccaaaggggcttgctggaaccctgaaggtggtggcgattccacaaagggcctttgacgcctgggaatctccccccggaaagtctgatgtgatcgccggtcccgtaaacgacgtgctgggtaagtctcgccagaatacgacgagcgccataAGCTAGGCAAAagacttgggacccccaaatggccattgggacccaagcatcgtaagccccgagcgggcgaagccccgggcgaagccctcaagaatggaggtCGTTTATTCCTTTGtggaaaacgtctaaagtcttggcggTGAAAtgccaagcaacaagtcctagttaaaattaatgcacgaagtcgttaggcgtaattcaatcatatgacgcgtgaaaaaatagcgcaagatataaggtcggcgaatgaataaggtggaaggcgagtgcttggtatGTTGAGTATCTTATTACTTCGGCGTGTCGGGGCGTTAAACTAcgaaattcattcttaaattttttgaaaCAATAAGAATGCGGCGACCAAAAAATGTACGACGAAAGCAATCCAACAAATTTACAAAGTATTTGGAGACAATataaagctatggcgaagggttgttTATATATAGGAATGACGAAAAATGCATTACAGAAGGCGGTAAAGgctaagtaaaattaaaattacactattcattatttctttcttcctctcctgtttcttcttcttcttcttcagctgccgtccagaggtgttggtcaatcagagGAGTATCgtcaggaccaaccagtccttcagcggtgATCTCTTTCATTACCCCCATAGCGCTGAAATCAAGGTTCGGGAACAAATGCTGGGCctggtctttggcgaggtagaaaccgcgctcacgattgtcataggcaatgtcagcggcttgttctcTCGCCTCAgcggctttggccttctccatcaccagctcgtcctctagcccTTTAATCTTCGTGAGATGGGTggtaatctcagcatctttaGTGGCGAGGGCTTCCCCATGAGCTTCGTTtgccttcttgatctcttcgGACGTGGttcgcatcaccgcctccatgtcagacttcgccgAAGCCAAGGACTCAGcggactttttctcttgctccgccagcgcctttTTCATTGACTCCAGCTCAGCGTGCAATGCTttgagctctgactccttagcaaccagcATTTCGCCCttggcgatcaagtccttctaagcttggtctttttcctttttgcacgTTTGAAGACTTGCATCGAGgtcatccgcttcttccttcatcagcgccagctgatcctccagttcgccgattttaattcctGTCgtgccaatcaacttgtcggcatggactttgtcttttcccgcctgcgtcgccagtttgtcgaagcgcttttcccaagcagcggcggcttctcgATGCTGAGCACTCTcagccttcaaccgctcagcttcaacggcgGTGGAGTTGAATttctcaaacgcgtgggcgaaAATGCACCCAGCACGTAGAAGACAGGCAAGGGTTTCCTCCTTGGTCTCGTTGATGCCTCGGCTCaacacttctttttctatggcgtcgCGGTTGAGGCTAGTGAGCAAGAACTCTGAGGGCTCAATAGCATTGGGTAGCATGTTGAAGTGGCTGGAAGAACTACTTCTGTTGTcaggagcttgctcaatctGGGTTGCCTCGGAAGTAGTGGCGGCACCGGGCGAGAGATTTTCTCCTTGGCGGGGTGGGGGAGACAAGGAACGCTCATCGTTCGTGGGAGGCGGGCTAGGAGGAGTGACATGGCGTAGGGAAGACTTggggttttctttttctgtttccctttctttctcccCGGCGGCGGCATCGGAGCATGTGTGGGCAGCTGCGGCGCTTATGCCAGCAGTTGAGGGCTGGTCAGCAGTTGTT
This is a stretch of genomic DNA from Lotus japonicus ecotype B-129 chromosome 1, LjGifu_v1.2. It encodes these proteins:
- the LOC130728422 gene encoding uncharacterized protein LOC130728422, whose translation is MARFSPKFNTEGDGKKRGGAENQTEGAQAPKRRRLVKGSSASSSNPGAQPTAATVVKGKKAASGAATASSKSPTDGTPTAEAPAAATTEPVTDTNLDSAAAGTATGAAAKSTTIGATTTTADQPSTAGISAAAAHTCSDAAAGEKERETEKENPKSSLRHVTPPSPPPTNDERSLSPPPRQGENLSPGAATTSEATQIEQAPDNRSSSSSHFNMLPNAIEPSEFLLTSLNRDAIEKEVLSRGINETKEETLACLLRAGCIFAHAFEKFNSTAVEAERLKAEI